The following coding sequences are from one Methanomassiliicoccales archaeon window:
- a CDS encoding L-threonylcarbamoyladenylate synthase, which translates to MDIIKCKDAKCAECSVSKHDLENVLSMLRFGRLVVYPTETLYGLGADPFDETAVKRVFIAKRRPFDMPLSLAVNNMTMAEEVAELDENAHRLAKAFLPGPLTLLLKKKPILPDIITASFQEVGIRIPDHPFALRLIDEFGPIISTSANMHSHPNPTDVETAIADLGESVATYVDCGPCKIGKASTIVQIIDGTVEIIRYGAISKEKIEDVLVR; encoded by the coding sequence ATGGACATAATAAAATGCAAGGATGCAAAATGTGCCGAATGCAGCGTATCCAAGCATGACCTAGAGAATGTGCTCTCGATGCTCAGATTCGGACGATTGGTGGTATATCCCACCGAGACGCTCTATGGCTTGGGTGCCGATCCTTTCGATGAGACTGCGGTCAAGAGGGTCTTCATTGCCAAGAGACGTCCGTTCGACATGCCATTATCCTTGGCGGTCAACAATATGACCATGGCCGAAGAGGTGGCTGAGCTGGACGAGAACGCACACCGTCTGGCAAAGGCGTTCCTGCCTGGACCCCTTACCCTTCTGTTGAAGAAGAAACCGATCTTGCCAGATATCATCACTGCGTCATTTCAAGAGGTCGGCATCAGGATACCGGACCATCCCTTCGCCCTGCGTCTGATCGACGAGTTCGGACCTATCATATCTACCAGTGCGAACATGCATTCACACCCAAATCCGACCGATGTAGAGACCGCTATAGCCGACCTAGGTGAGAGCGTGGCTACATATGTGGACTGCGGGCCTTGCAAGATAGGGAAGGCATCCACCATCGTCCAGATTATCGACGGGACCGTAGAGATCATCCGATATGGCGCCATTTCTAAAGAGAAGATCGAAGATGTACTTGTTAGATGA
- the alaS gene encoding alanine--tRNA ligase, with translation MTGSEFDLPFFLENGFKRRCCPKCNRHFWSLGDRETCGEPPCEEYTFIGNSPMNQSFTLHEMREAFLGFFEENGHGRVKRYPIVARWRDDVFFTQASIYDFQPWVLNGVIEPPFNPLTISQTCVRFNDIDNVGKTGRHFTYFEMCAHHAFNKTGKFIYFKDRTVELCHRFFSERLGTDPNKMIYIEEWWEGGGNAGPCVEVILDGVEVATLVFMMYRDTPDGRVPMDMTVVDTGYGLERMTWVSQGVSSAYEAVFGPVVEWLKELTAVMPDDNVLTEYSKVAGATNMKTAADVRRIREKTADRIGISYDELMKTISPLEDIYVICDHSRALMLMLNDGVVPSNVREGYFARMLVRRALRSIRSLDLDIRLSEAVGRQIDHFQGTFPELVENRDDILNLVQVEEDRYFETLGRGKGLVGRLVKDLKKGEKLSVEKLIELYDSHGLNPEIAKEYAPEKIDVPDNFYMQVAARHEKPEGAIIMAKDRPESMPETRMLYYEDPELTEFEGTVIAEIDGGIVLDQTAFYPEGGGQEWDLGILDGKKVCRVIKIKTTVVHFVEGGNPKIGAKVRGSIDLERRQQLMRHHTAAHLINGVARNLFGNHVWQAGAHKAVDQARLDVTHYENLDTEQRDMLEKEVNRVVLRDIPINIQFMQRDEAEMKHGYRLYQGGAVPGKIIRVVEVVGLDSEACGGLHCSHTGMVGPVRIARTKRIQDGVVRIEYTAGMAAIAGMQADKDLVEDMGDMLNVPGEKVPEMVLKLEEEIREHRKKVDQLSAMINELSIRELVDSAPKVGNVRVVVHEALPGEDPEDMSMKLAALPCTVAVIGIRGDKAKLLVACSKDVDLDCRKALMGIMAIMGGGGGGKPDFAQGGGGDPLRLKDALDQSLDILSKELVH, from the coding sequence ATGACCGGCTCAGAGTTCGACCTCCCGTTCTTCCTGGAAAATGGGTTCAAGCGCAGGTGCTGCCCAAAGTGTAATAGGCACTTCTGGAGTCTCGGTGACCGGGAGACATGCGGTGAGCCGCCTTGCGAAGAATATACGTTCATAGGCAATTCTCCGATGAACCAAAGTTTTACGCTGCATGAGATGCGCGAGGCCTTCCTGGGGTTCTTCGAGGAGAACGGACATGGGCGCGTCAAACGCTATCCGATCGTGGCCCGATGGAGGGACGATGTATTCTTCACCCAGGCTTCCATATATGACTTCCAGCCCTGGGTGCTGAACGGGGTGATCGAGCCACCGTTCAATCCGTTGACCATATCCCAGACCTGTGTACGATTCAACGACATAGACAACGTGGGCAAGACCGGCCGTCATTTCACCTACTTCGAGATGTGCGCCCACCACGCGTTCAATAAGACTGGTAAGTTCATCTATTTCAAGGACCGCACAGTGGAACTGTGCCATAGGTTCTTCAGCGAACGATTGGGCACCGACCCCAACAAGATGATCTACATCGAAGAATGGTGGGAGGGGGGCGGAAACGCCGGCCCCTGTGTAGAGGTCATTCTGGATGGGGTGGAGGTCGCTACCCTGGTGTTCATGATGTACCGGGACACCCCGGACGGCCGCGTGCCCATGGACATGACCGTCGTGGACACCGGTTACGGCCTGGAACGCATGACCTGGGTATCTCAAGGCGTTTCATCGGCGTATGAGGCGGTCTTCGGACCCGTCGTAGAGTGGTTGAAAGAGCTGACCGCGGTCATGCCAGACGATAACGTGCTTACGGAGTACAGTAAAGTGGCCGGTGCGACCAACATGAAGACCGCGGCCGATGTACGACGGATCAGGGAAAAGACCGCTGACCGCATAGGGATCAGTTACGATGAACTGATGAAGACAATATCCCCCCTGGAAGACATCTATGTCATCTGTGATCACTCCAGGGCGCTCATGCTGATGCTCAATGATGGTGTCGTTCCCTCTAACGTACGCGAGGGCTATTTCGCCCGCATGCTGGTGCGACGCGCTCTGCGTTCCATTCGCTCCTTGGACCTGGACATCCGTCTGTCAGAGGCGGTGGGCCGACAGATCGACCATTTCCAAGGTACGTTCCCCGAGCTGGTCGAGAACCGCGATGACATCCTTAACCTGGTTCAGGTGGAGGAGGACCGCTACTTCGAAACTTTGGGTCGGGGAAAGGGGCTGGTCGGACGTCTGGTCAAAGACCTCAAAAAAGGCGAGAAGCTCTCGGTGGAGAAGCTCATCGAGCTGTACGACTCCCATGGTCTCAACCCGGAGATAGCCAAGGAATACGCTCCGGAGAAGATCGACGTCCCTGACAATTTCTACATGCAGGTGGCTGCCAGGCACGAGAAGCCCGAGGGAGCCATCATCATGGCCAAGGACCGGCCGGAATCCATGCCGGAGACCCGCATGCTGTATTACGAGGACCCGGAGCTCACCGAGTTCGAAGGAACGGTGATCGCGGAGATCGATGGCGGCATCGTCCTCGACCAGACGGCCTTCTATCCCGAGGGTGGAGGCCAGGAATGGGACCTTGGCATACTAGACGGAAAAAAGGTGTGCCGGGTCATCAAGATCAAGACCACTGTCGTTCACTTCGTGGAGGGTGGGAATCCTAAAATAGGGGCAAAGGTCAGAGGAAGCATCGACCTGGAGCGGAGACAACAGCTGATGCGCCATCACACCGCAGCACACCTGATAAACGGCGTTGCCCGCAACCTGTTCGGGAATCACGTATGGCAGGCCGGGGCGCACAAGGCCGTGGACCAGGCTCGTTTGGACGTCACTCACTATGAGAACCTCGACACCGAGCAGCGCGATATGCTGGAGAAAGAGGTAAACCGGGTAGTGCTGAGGGACATCCCCATCAATATACAGTTCATGCAGCGGGACGAGGCCGAGATGAAGCACGGATATCGGTTATATCAGGGAGGGGCGGTCCCAGGTAAGATCATAAGGGTTGTAGAGGTCGTCGGGCTGGACTCCGAGGCATGTGGCGGACTTCACTGCAGCCACACGGGAATGGTGGGACCGGTCCGTATCGCCCGCACCAAGCGCATCCAGGACGGAGTTGTGAGAATAGAATATACTGCGGGTATGGCCGCCATCGCCGGCATGCAAGCGGACAAGGACCTGGTGGAAGATATGGGTGACATGCTCAACGTTCCGGGGGAGAAGGTGCCGGAGATGGTTCTGAAGCTCGAGGAAGAGATCCGTGAGCATCGTAAAAAGGTAGATCAGCTGTCCGCAATGATAAACGAGCTAAGCATCCGGGAGCTGGTCGATTCCGCGCCGAAGGTAGGAAATGTGAGGGTGGTGGTCCACGAGGCTCTGCCAGGGGAGGACCCGGAGGACATGTCTATGAAGTTGGCCGCCCTGCCTTGCACCGTGGCGGTGATCGGGATCCGGGGAGACAAGGCCAAATTGTTGGTGGCCTGCTCCAAGGACGTCGATCTGGATTGTCGAAAGGCCTTGATGGGCATAATGGCAATAATGGGCGGCGGGGGAGGAGGTAAGCCGGACTTTGCTCAGGGTGGCGGAGGTGATCCTCTGCGTCTGAAGGACGCATTGGACCAGTCCTTGGACATACTTAGCAAGGAATTGGTCCACTAA
- a CDS encoding succinate--CoA ligase subunit beta has translation MNLLESEAKYLFRKYGISTPHGLVFHDLEGIEGSLANLRFPLMVKAQTSQGGRGKAGGIRTALSREEALEWSERILNMQVAGMKVHAVLLEEMIDAAKEMYLAIAIDQITRCPVLLAGCAGGMDVEGMPAKTIKRWSLDPMESMPFSVLEQASHFLVRNGPGSMEVRSTITSMWRIFRQMDCELVEINPLMITESGKAIAADAKVSIDDEALFRHPNMAVKASRDFTELERLAKDKGFQLVELPGDIGVLANGAGLTMAVLDTLQRFGGHGGTFLDLGGTDDPARISEALGLLSYDLARGRIRSILVCIFGGITKCDSVAEALMMTVIDRNVKARTVVRLRGNNEEDAVKILCLAGFNVQLDLEEACMQSVKVKG, from the coding sequence ATGAACCTATTAGAGTCCGAAGCGAAGTATCTTTTTCGAAAATACGGGATCTCAACTCCGCACGGTCTGGTCTTTCACGACCTAGAAGGGATCGAGGGATCGCTTGCCAATCTGAGATTTCCATTGATGGTTAAGGCCCAGACCAGCCAAGGGGGCCGTGGCAAGGCGGGTGGGATACGTACCGCCCTGTCGCGAGAGGAAGCCCTCGAATGGAGCGAGCGAATACTGAACATGCAAGTCGCTGGAATGAAGGTTCACGCCGTGCTGCTGGAGGAGATGATCGATGCCGCCAAGGAGATGTATCTGGCCATCGCGATAGATCAGATCACTAGATGCCCAGTACTACTTGCTGGATGCGCCGGTGGCATGGACGTTGAAGGAATGCCGGCAAAAACAATCAAGCGTTGGAGCCTAGATCCCATGGAATCGATGCCCTTTTCAGTCCTAGAACAAGCCTCTCACTTCCTGGTCCGGAATGGTCCAGGGTCTATGGAGGTACGTTCGACAATAACTTCGATGTGGAGGATTTTTCGTCAGATGGACTGCGAACTGGTTGAGATCAATCCTCTAATGATCACCGAATCTGGTAAGGCAATAGCAGCAGACGCCAAAGTGTCTATCGATGATGAGGCGCTGTTCAGACATCCAAATATGGCCGTCAAAGCGAGTCGCGATTTTACGGAACTGGAGAGACTAGCTAAGGATAAAGGCTTTCAATTAGTGGAGCTCCCGGGGGACATTGGCGTTCTAGCTAATGGTGCAGGGTTGACCATGGCGGTATTGGACACACTGCAGCGATTTGGGGGGCATGGCGGGACGTTCCTCGATCTAGGCGGGACCGATGATCCCGCAAGGATATCTGAGGCCTTGGGTCTTCTATCATATGATCTCGCCCGCGGAAGGATACGTTCCATCTTAGTATGCATCTTCGGCGGCATTACCAAGTGCGATAGCGTGGCCGAGGCTCTAATGATGACCGTTATCGATAGGAACGTCAAGGCTAGGACCGTGGTCCGCTTGCGCGGCAACAACGAGGAGGACGCGGTAAAAATTCTTTGTTTAGCCGGTTTCAACGTGCAACTGGATCTAGAAGAAGCCTGTATGCAATCGGTGAAGGTGAAAGGATGA
- the nifB gene encoding nitrogenase cofactor biosynthesis protein NifB, which translates to MLGSHPCYNEKAHKTFARMHLPIAPRCNIQCNYCNRKYDCMNESRPGVTSEILSPEEAILKIRLVKEKIPSLSVIGIAGPGDPLANEETFTTLEMVKKEFPELTLCLSTNGLNLPKSVERLKKLGVKFVTVTINAVDLDVGEKIYDFVIWDGKVLRGREAAERLLANQLEGIKMCTDAGILVKANIVMVPTINADHIPEVAKKVKELGAYIVNIIPLIPVPGTKFEKMPAPTPEQRKSLQDLCEVDIRQMRHCRFCRADAIGLLDQDRSAEFAHITCGARESPEGGPVGIQMEGRTKYRVAVASSNGIDVDLHFGHTKEFRLYDVEEGKITSAGTVLTDPFLDESMFGEKHRTKIERMVSMLSGADIVVTSGFGERAEVEIMARGMHPYRKEGPIDEAIRCAVSDLFEQRAKVFE; encoded by the coding sequence ATGCTTGGCAGCCATCCCTGTTACAATGAAAAAGCCCACAAGACCTTTGCCAGAATGCACCTCCCGATAGCTCCCCGGTGTAATATCCAGTGTAATTACTGTAACCGAAAATATGATTGCATGAACGAATCGCGTCCCGGGGTCACAAGCGAGATACTTTCTCCGGAGGAAGCAATTCTTAAGATCAGATTGGTCAAGGAAAAGATCCCTAGTTTGAGCGTCATTGGAATCGCCGGTCCGGGCGACCCGCTAGCTAACGAAGAGACCTTCACCACCTTGGAGATGGTCAAGAAGGAGTTCCCTGAGCTGACATTGTGCCTTAGCACCAACGGACTAAATCTCCCCAAATCGGTGGAGAGATTGAAGAAACTGGGAGTAAAGTTCGTGACCGTCACCATCAACGCCGTGGATCTGGACGTGGGAGAAAAGATATACGATTTCGTCATCTGGGATGGCAAAGTTCTACGAGGCCGAGAGGCAGCGGAGAGATTGTTGGCCAATCAGCTCGAAGGTATCAAGATGTGCACCGATGCGGGCATACTAGTTAAGGCCAACATCGTCATGGTGCCCACCATCAACGCCGATCACATACCCGAGGTGGCCAAGAAGGTGAAGGAACTGGGGGCTTACATCGTTAACATAATTCCACTCATCCCAGTGCCTGGAACCAAATTCGAGAAGATGCCTGCTCCGACACCAGAGCAACGCAAGAGTTTACAGGACCTGTGCGAGGTCGACATTCGTCAGATGAGGCATTGTCGGTTTTGCCGGGCAGATGCCATCGGGCTATTGGACCAGGACCGTTCGGCGGAGTTTGCCCACATCACATGTGGCGCCAGGGAGTCACCGGAGGGTGGACCCGTAGGCATCCAGATGGAAGGACGCACCAAGTACAGGGTGGCCGTGGCCTCCTCGAACGGTATTGACGTGGACCTGCATTTCGGTCATACGAAGGAGTTCCGCCTTTATGATGTGGAAGAAGGCAAGATAACGTCGGCTGGAACGGTTCTCACTGACCCCTTTTTAGATGAATCGATGTTCGGTGAGAAGCACCGCACCAAGATAGAACGGATGGTCTCCATGCTCTCAGGCGCTGACATCGTGGTGACATCGGGTTTCGGGGAGCGGGCCGAGGTGGAGATCATGGCCAGGGGAATGCACCCCTATCGAAAAGAAGGGCCGATCGACGAGGCCATACGATGCGCGGTTTCCGATCTTTTCGAGCAAAGGGCAAAAGTGTTCGAGTGA
- a CDS encoding DUF61 family protein, protein MSDIFNERAMQRMFINMNQHVPTKRRSLAVLLEEKDPIYQGKDGHTYHIKRTELELLARFLDEDDLSRLKLPIFLMTDPTYGDGYWKIIGKIEVKVLSKFIDREPEKEDEMRIFYPHLKEIRDKFPTATNTIFSY, encoded by the coding sequence ATGAGCGACATATTCAACGAGCGGGCGATGCAGCGAATGTTCATCAATATGAACCAGCACGTGCCCACTAAACGAAGGTCCTTGGCAGTATTGCTTGAGGAGAAAGATCCAATTTATCAGGGAAAGGACGGCCATACCTATCACATCAAGAGAACCGAGCTTGAATTGTTGGCCAGGTTTTTAGACGAGGATGATCTTTCCCGATTAAAATTACCCATTTTTCTTATGACCGACCCCACCTATGGTGATGGTTACTGGAAGATAATAGGTAAGATCGAGGTAAAAGTACTATCCAAGTTCATTGATCGGGAGCCGGAGAAGGAGGATGAGATGCGCATTTTCTACCCGCATCTCAAGGAGATAAGAGATAAATTTCCTACTGCCACCAACACCATCTTCTCCTATTGA
- the msrA gene encoding peptide-methionine (S)-S-oxide reductase MsrA, translating to MAIKKATFAAGCFWGVEAKYQKVKGVLQTEVGYMGGRTESPTYRDVCTDRTGHAEVVQVTFDDSVVNYQELLDIFWRCHDPTQKNRQGPDVGNQYRTAIFYHDEEQRKKAEASKSDLDGSQMFPRPIATVLEKAGTFWRAEEYHQKYFQKKGLDSCHI from the coding sequence ATGGCGATAAAAAAGGCCACTTTTGCCGCGGGTTGTTTCTGGGGGGTCGAGGCCAAATACCAGAAAGTGAAAGGGGTGCTGCAGACCGAGGTCGGTTATATGGGTGGGCGTACCGAGTCGCCCACATACCGCGATGTCTGTACCGACAGGACCGGACACGCCGAGGTTGTTCAGGTCACGTTCGACGATTCCGTGGTAAACTACCAGGAGCTACTGGACATATTCTGGCGCTGCCACGACCCAACCCAGAAGAACCGTCAAGGGCCAGATGTGGGGAACCAGTACCGAACCGCTATCTTCTATCACGATGAGGAGCAGAGAAAGAAAGCTGAGGCCTCTAAATCAGATTTGGACGGATCACAGATGTTCCCTCGTCCGATCGCTACGGTCCTGGAGAAGGCCGGGACATTCTGGCGTGCCGAGGAATATCACCAGAAGTACTTCCAAAAGAAAGGACTGGATTCTTGCCACATATGA
- a CDS encoding CoA-binding protein has translation MNGSALLNAHKIIVQGITGQQGFHHTQQMLEYGTDVVAGVTPGKGGRSVNGVPVFNSVAKAIKSTEATASVVFVPSTHLKEAVVEGIEAGLEAMVVITERSPIHDSMDFLALARRHNVAILGPNCPGLCLVGKSKVGIMPNRIFLSGGLAIISRSGTLTYEVVQALSNAGLGQDVVMGLGGDRLLGTDMKEAVEMVLERNPVGIVMIGEIGGQMEEEASILVKKLGASNIFAYVAGVSAPPSQRMGHAGAIITHGKGSARDKIKVLEESGVVVGRSIGELVNLISKWSFIKG, from the coding sequence ATGAATGGTTCGGCCCTGTTGAACGCGCACAAGATAATAGTGCAAGGGATCACTGGTCAGCAGGGTTTTCATCACACACAACAGATGTTGGAATATGGCACCGATGTTGTTGCCGGGGTCACTCCTGGAAAAGGGGGAAGGTCAGTTAATGGGGTCCCGGTGTTCAATTCCGTAGCCAAGGCAATAAAAAGTACCGAGGCGACAGCTAGTGTAGTTTTTGTTCCTTCCACTCATCTCAAGGAAGCGGTCGTGGAGGGGATCGAGGCCGGTCTGGAGGCCATGGTGGTGATCACGGAAAGATCACCAATTCACGATTCAATGGATTTCTTGGCCTTGGCCAGGCGGCATAATGTGGCTATTCTGGGTCCGAATTGCCCAGGGTTATGCCTGGTTGGAAAAAGTAAGGTCGGCATCATGCCCAACAGAATCTTCCTGAGCGGAGGCCTTGCGATCATCTCTCGAAGTGGCACTTTAACATATGAGGTCGTGCAAGCATTGAGCAATGCTGGACTGGGTCAGGATGTGGTCATGGGGTTGGGAGGCGACCGGCTCCTGGGAACCGATATGAAGGAAGCGGTGGAGATGGTATTGGAGAGAAACCCGGTCGGGATCGTAATGATCGGAGAGATAGGTGGGCAGATGGAAGAAGAGGCATCAATATTGGTTAAAAAGCTTGGTGCTAGTAACATCTTCGCTTACGTTGCCGGTGTTTCTGCCCCACCCTCGCAACGAATGGGCCACGCGGGGGCCATAATCACCCATGGAAAAGGGTCCGCCAGGGATAAGATCAAGGTGCTGGAGGAATCCGGAGTTGTCGTTGGAAGGTCGATCGGTGAACTAGTGAACTTGATCTCAAAATGGTCTTTTATCAAGGGTTGA
- a CDS encoding acetolactate synthase large subunit: protein MKAARLLIECLEAEGVSKIFGIPGEENLDIMDEICSSKIEFVLTRHEQAAAFMAGTVGRLTGRPGVCLSTLGPGATNLVTGVADAFLSNLPLIALVGQAGIARRHPPHKQVLDLMTMFQPLTKRCIDVDRPDRTASAVREAFIMATAERSGPVMLQLPEDVMKMSVGVIPEVQVNHFLPPGELSALDKIRIALLSSSNPLVIVGHGAVRSNAVEEVRSFCRTWNLPTACTWMAAGVMPYDDPLSLGTIGMRNSDLVKDCFEPADLVLLVGYDATEFQPQYWNKGKKKTLLVIGEGGPGEAENFQMDITALGDLKGKLCMLQDGAVPKSNWAEGVRLILQRETEVLEQGPKGVVQALRRQLGRRDILVSDVGAHLIWLAKYYPTYEENTLLLQNGLISMGVAIPSAIAVRMIHPERKVVAAVGDGGFLMSSAELETAKRMGVNFVTVIFNDGGLGLIREKMQRGFGRSSNVDMGFPDIPTYARSFGAEGYSVEEEKFEDVLQDCLERDALAVIDVKVDYSHNCRLF from the coding sequence ATGAAAGCGGCCAGGTTGCTCATCGAATGTCTTGAGGCGGAAGGTGTTTCCAAGATATTCGGTATACCTGGGGAGGAGAACCTGGACATCATGGACGAGATCTGTTCCTCCAAGATCGAGTTCGTTCTCACAAGGCACGAGCAGGCCGCGGCGTTCATGGCCGGAACTGTTGGGAGACTGACCGGGAGACCAGGCGTTTGCCTAAGTACGCTGGGACCAGGGGCCACCAACCTAGTGACCGGGGTAGCGGACGCGTTTCTTAGCAATTTACCGTTGATCGCACTCGTAGGGCAAGCTGGTATTGCCAGGAGGCACCCGCCGCATAAACAGGTCCTTGACCTCATGACCATGTTCCAGCCATTGACGAAGAGGTGCATCGATGTCGATCGTCCCGATAGAACGGCATCGGCGGTTCGTGAGGCGTTCATCATGGCCACAGCCGAAAGGTCGGGGCCGGTGATGTTACAGCTACCGGAGGACGTCATGAAAATGTCGGTTGGCGTCATCCCCGAGGTCCAGGTGAACCACTTTTTGCCACCTGGGGAATTGAGCGCCCTTGATAAAATTCGTATCGCTCTGCTTTCATCGTCCAATCCTTTGGTCATTGTAGGCCACGGCGCCGTTCGCAGCAATGCCGTCGAAGAGGTGCGATCTTTCTGCCGGACCTGGAACCTGCCCACTGCCTGCACTTGGATGGCCGCGGGGGTGATGCCGTACGATGACCCGTTGAGCCTGGGGACCATCGGAATGCGCAATAGCGACCTGGTCAAGGACTGTTTCGAACCTGCTGACCTTGTGCTGTTGGTCGGATATGACGCGACCGAATTTCAGCCTCAGTATTGGAACAAAGGTAAAAAGAAGACGCTGCTGGTCATTGGAGAAGGAGGTCCGGGGGAGGCCGAAAATTTCCAGATGGATATCACGGCGCTGGGTGATCTCAAGGGAAAGCTCTGTATGTTGCAGGACGGAGCGGTCCCGAAGAGCAATTGGGCGGAGGGCGTTCGCCTAATACTTCAAAGAGAGACGGAGGTCTTGGAGCAGGGACCCAAGGGTGTGGTCCAAGCATTGAGGAGGCAGCTCGGACGTCGGGACATCTTGGTGAGCGATGTCGGAGCACACCTTATCTGGCTGGCAAAGTACTATCCAACATATGAGGAGAACACGCTTCTACTGCAGAACGGTTTGATCTCCATGGGGGTTGCTATACCGTCAGCGATCGCGGTCCGCATGATCCACCCCGAAAGAAAAGTGGTGGCCGCGGTCGGGGACGGTGGCTTCCTGATGTCATCGGCAGAGTTGGAAACGGCCAAGCGCATGGGTGTGAACTTTGTAACGGTGATATTCAACGATGGTGGGTTGGGGCTCATCAGGGAGAAGATGCAGCGCGGTTTTGGCCGAAGCTCCAACGTGGACATGGGCTTTCCTGACATCCCGACCTATGCCCGTTCATTTGGCGCCGAAGGCTATTCCGTAGAGGAAGAAAAATTCGAAGATGTGCTCCAGGACTGCCTGGAACGAGACGCATTAGCGGTTATCGATGTGAAGGTCGATTATTCCCACAACTGCCGACTGTTCTGA
- a CDS encoding MBL fold metallo-hydrolase — protein sequence MVVRCLAGMDFDSNIYLLTGEDPILVDTGTGMHHRDVMKWLSYTVQQNKVRRIVLTHRHYDHTGGAADLADELGAEVLVHSEDACPIREGDGQQTLASMFGVAGKPVEVTELHGGELLSTGSSEFEVLSTPGHTAGGICLWEKEKAILISGDTVFVGGVGRWDLPSGNFEQLVGSVKKLLSLIPQEIYPGHGDFCQSRASETILEALNYLGES from the coding sequence ATGGTTGTCCGATGCCTAGCTGGGATGGACTTCGATTCCAATATCTATCTTCTAACCGGTGAGGATCCTATCCTCGTAGACACCGGCACCGGCATGCACCATCGAGACGTAATGAAATGGTTGTCCTACACTGTTCAGCAGAACAAAGTAAGACGAATTGTCCTGACGCACCGCCATTACGACCATACAGGTGGTGCTGCCGATTTGGCCGATGAGCTGGGCGCTGAAGTACTAGTGCATTCCGAAGACGCCTGCCCCATCAGGGAGGGCGATGGCCAACAAACCCTTGCCTCGATGTTCGGTGTGGCCGGGAAACCGGTAGAGGTCACAGAACTTCACGGTGGAGAACTTCTAAGCACTGGTAGTTCAGAGTTCGAGGTTCTTTCCACCCCTGGCCATACTGCTGGAGGAATCTGCCTCTGGGAAAAAGAAAAAGCTATACTGATATCCGGCGACACGGTCTTCGTAGGAGGGGTCGGACGGTGGGACCTGCCAAGCGGTAATTTCGAACAGCTTGTGGGTTCGGTCAAAAAGCTTTTATCGTTGATTCCGCAGGAGATATATCCAGGACATGGCGATTTCTGCCAGAGTCGAGCGAGTGAAACCATTTTGGAAGCGTTAAATTATTTGGGAGAGTCTTGA
- the map gene encoding type II methionyl aminopeptidase, protein MAPFLKRRSKMYLLDDHALECIRKAGRLSAEARELGRSMVANGVKLRDVAERMEFHIMDHGGSPAFPVNISLNDTAAHFTPNSADCIAFDNGDLVKLDVGAQVDGYLGDTATTVEVGTRNWQQLIMASERGLELAMEMAKDGISVGTIGGVIERSIKETGYRPVVNLSGHEMKRYNLHAGLSVPNIDDGSLTKVRENMLLAIEPFATDGQGQVSNGKSGNIYRVLRDRPLRDEDAKKFFDRIKEEFTTLPFCERWCDRFENNSAHLLKVLHRHGVISTYPVLIEIQNGMVSQTEHTVLVGNGRTEITTA, encoded by the coding sequence ATGGCGCCATTTCTAAAGAGAAGATCGAAGATGTACTTGTTAGATGATCACGCCCTGGAATGCATTCGTAAGGCTGGGCGATTGTCGGCCGAAGCCAGGGAGCTAGGGAGGTCCATGGTGGCCAACGGAGTGAAGCTCCGTGATGTGGCCGAACGCATGGAATTCCACATAATGGATCATGGAGGTAGCCCAGCGTTCCCGGTCAATATCAGCTTGAACGACACTGCGGCACACTTTACCCCGAATTCAGCTGACTGCATAGCGTTCGATAATGGCGACCTTGTCAAATTGGATGTGGGGGCACAGGTCGATGGATATCTTGGTGACACGGCAACCACTGTGGAAGTGGGTACTCGTAACTGGCAACAACTTATCATGGCCTCCGAAAGGGGACTTGAACTGGCCATGGAGATGGCCAAGGATGGCATCTCCGTCGGCACTATCGGCGGGGTAATCGAACGCAGCATTAAAGAGACCGGGTATCGACCCGTGGTCAACCTTAGTGGACATGAGATGAAGAGGTATAATCTCCACGCGGGGCTATCAGTGCCCAATATCGACGATGGATCTCTGACCAAGGTTAGAGAGAACATGTTATTGGCCATCGAACCTTTTGCCACCGATGGTCAGGGACAGGTGTCCAACGGTAAATCGGGTAACATCTACCGGGTGCTGCGTGACCGACCATTACGTGACGAAGATGCTAAAAAGTTCTTCGATAGGATCAAGGAGGAGTTCACCACACTACCGTTCTGTGAACGCTGGTGCGATCGCTTCGAGAACAACTCCGCCCATTTGCTCAAAGTACTGCACCGCCATGGGGTCATCTCCACATATCCAGTCCTTATCGAGATCCAGAACGGCATGGTCTCACAGACCGAACATACCGTATTGGTAGGGAATGGCCGAACCGAGATCACCACGGCGTAG